The genomic stretch atatatatatatataatatatatataggtatatcAACTCGACATGCACTGATGTTAGATGGCTTCTTAGGAGAAAACTTACAAAATGGATATGAtgactcatttttattttatattattaattaatactccgtaccTATTTTTACCATGCTATACTTTacaaataatacaatataataaacaaataataaattaataaataaataactggATTAGGATTGCTTTGACTGTAATTGGATTGAGCTACCAAATCTTGTTGTCCTTTTGCTTTAATTTATGAATGATCGCGTATGCAATTTTCTTGTCTCCCAATTTAATATGACCTGGGtggctaatttttcttttaattaattttcaatttttactgtaactgtaattttttattttactttaacaTGACTTTGGTTTCGAAGATTTTTGTACGTGGCTTATGTTCAAATTTAACGTTGTTTTAAAGATGGTTAGTTGTTTAATTGCAGACGAAATCTTTTTATTGAACGTGGAACGCATTTATCTTTATACTtcgaagaatttttttttttctttcaaaaactaATTTCCAGGCCAACCCATCAACCTGTATGAGGAAATTTAGGGTTGAAATTAAACACATTAACGTATGAGTTTCGTAAGTCAACCAGCAAAATTTTCAAACCACTGCAGACCTGCAGACTGCAGTCTGCATGCATGACAGGTCGCCTATGTTGACACaaatatttttactatataaaggATTATACAAACATTCTACAATTATTACTTCCTATTGAAATTTGTTACAGAGTTTGGGTGACAATCCCacgatgagaactgaatattgtattgattcaattgaacaattacaatgatgaggaataggagatatatatacaaggggagtctcaggtagagtaggatagctagtcctaacgtgactcaaactcagagagtcctaatgcTCCCCCTCAAGCGtagggtaaactactaacctgaagcttgtccctaagaaaagaaaatctaggactaggcaaagcttttgtaaagatatcagctaattgatcttttgtggaaataaagttaacctgaatatctccattggcaaccctatctctaacaaagtggtagtcaatctccacgtgcttagttcttgcatgaaaaattggattcgcacacatataagtagcaccaagattgtcacaccataatttgggagtaaggatgccatcaattttgatctcacgcagcaaggacatgatccatatgacctcagcacaaacatcagccaaggctttatactcagcttccgtggatgatcttgcaactgtcttctgtttcttgcacacccaagagataagattggtgccaagaaacactgcatacccactagtagatttacggtcctcaagacaaccagcccaatcagaatcagagaaagcatgaagctctctagaatttgactgagttacacgcaagccgaatgagagggtgcctttgacatacctgagcactcgttttagctgctcccagtgagacaatgttggagcacgcatatgttgacacaattgattgaccgcaaagtataagtctggccgtgtaattgtgagatactggagaacaccagccaaactcctatatttcgttggatcttcatatgaatctgaattaagcaatggagttttcgatgtagaaataggagtggcgagaggtttacaattagtcattccagcccgtttcaagatgtctgacatgtaccgctgctgagaaagaataacaccattgctagttttgactagctcaattccaagaaagaaaccaggttcaccaagatctctaattttgaaagcattagacagtttagagagtaaatcagacactagtagctcatcagtccccattaccaaaatgtcatcaacatatactaaaagatacacacatgcagaaccacgagagtaatagaataatgacacatcagtctttgaagctataaacccaacagagagtaaaaaagtatgcagccgattaaaccaagctcgtggagcttgctttaagccatataaggaacgcctcaacagacaaaacgtgatcaggcaattgagcatcagcatacccgggtggttgacgcatataaacagtttcagccaaatcaccattcaaaaatgcattgtgtacgtcaagctgcctaaccacccaacctgaggaaatagccaaactcaaaagcaatctgactgtagtgggtttcacaaccggactaaaggtgtcaaaaaagtcctaaccaggaacttgattaaaccctttcgccacaagtctcgccttatgcctctctattgaaccatcagctttacatttagtacgaaaaacccacttacacccaatcacattcatacctgggcgaggaggaactagaacccaagtctgattgtgcaaaagtgcattgaactccagatccattgcctctcgccattcagaaaatttaactgcctgagtgtagcaagtgggctcaGTAGGACAAacctgagcagagagagccaaaagtggagccacagatcgactcctcgtagccattgcatgggagcgaacagtcggacgtgtggacttgccacggggtcgtcctctttgacgagtaggagcagcagtggtggtgacaggagaatcagcctgagcagaatcagcaagagaagatggcaatacctgtaaaaccgattcagcccacggcttctgcacagagggaggagatggcacaacaaccctactaacaaagggaaacacattctcgtcaaagtgtacatgtctgcagatataaatcttattagtcgttaagtccatgcatctgtaccccctaaaagactcaggataacctaagaagacacaaggagatgaccgatacgatattttgtgacgattataaggacgcaagtgaggataacaaagacaaccaaacacacgaagaaaagagtatgagggagaagatttatgcaacaataaatgaggactggaattctgcaaaacactagatggcattctattaatcaagtaaatagcagtttcaaaagcaaagtcccaaaaacgagatagaacagacgcacgagccataagagtaagaccagtttcgacaatatgcctgtgcttcctctcaacacgaccattctgttcatgagtgtaggcataggacctctcaacacgaccattctgttcatgagtgtaggcataggattgtctatgattaatccctaactgaagaagaacagcataggattgtctatgattaatccctaactgaagaagaacaataTGTAACTTTttatgattaatccctaactgaagaagaacaatatgtaactttttgtattcagctcctaagtcagactgaacaatatgtaactttttgtattcagctcctaagtcagactgaatagccttaattttcCGATTAAAcgaccgttcaactaaggcacgaaacttgtcaaaaatggcatacaagtcagacttcaatttcataggataataccacgtgtaacgagaatggtcatcaacaaaaagaacaaaataacgataaccagaagaagacaaaacaggagctggtccccaaatatcagtataaatcaaatcaagaatattcgaactaacagagtctacacgtggcaaagggaaacgagcagacttgcccaattgacacgcagaacacaaagaagaagtacaacgattattgcgactagaactACTAActgaacaaaaaggaagaatacgatctaagactcgttgatgaggatgtcccaaacgatcatgccatacggaagaggaagcacgggatgagataaacgcacggggactgttgttcggaatgggcagcgtgtagagaccaccgcaactattgccgcgaagaagaattgcattggttgctatatccttcacaacaaaaaaggatggatgaaactcaaaaaagactttattatcttttgcaaagcgttgcacagataaaagagaggaagacaaaccaggaacatgtaaaatatcagacatcctaaatactttagacggggtagaaaaagaagcatgaccagtatgactaataagcaaacctgtaccatcaccaactcgaagagcatcaccaccagtgtactcttcagatgtaaagagcgcagcaatatcaggggtcgcgtgatttgtcgccccagtgtctggaatccaaagatgcgagtcagacacaagattcggcgcatcctcagcatatgttaaatgagcttggagtccacggccaattaaagaaaaataggttggtgcaagatggccataattgccacataattggcattgaggctgccaattaccaccacgtcgcccacgtgacctgccaccgccatgcgagccacgtccacgctgcacaccacggccctgctgctgctgctggtcggcgaaaacagcaccgccacatgactgattcccaccgcggcgattcgatccgccacgccaagactgcgaccgacctccactaccacgctggccaacaaaagccgtagctgcaggggctggaacactgccatagctatcaccggtagcgaactcatgcgagccaaggagatcagcgagttcgggaagacgcaccggctgacctcgaacattcaaagaggctacgacagagtgatattctggacgtaaacctctgaaaatatacatattctgatcctccaaaggaaccgcacggccagcaagagctagatcttccaccataacttgcgcacgagcaatgtagtcgacggcggaggcatcaccttggcgtattgtttgcaactgtccaagaatatgcataatccgagcttgactggaagaggcgagagcctgctcaagcgccaaccagagattacgcgacgtagtgcaaccaattgcgaggtacataacttccgacgaaagtgaagagattaacatgctaaggaccgcctgatcttggcgcacccatggagcatgcagcgggttgggtagagcagcagtagcggaggagccttcagaaacgggaagaaaacgattagggcaagagttcgtgccatcaacgaaacccatgaggtcgtgcccacgaagaaacggaataacctgcatcctccaaaacaagaaattcttgttcgttagcttaatgctaacatagtgatgcgcagcagacagagaagcaGTTGCTGAAGAAACtgcagaagaaatagctgcatcagaaacggtccgttcggaagaattaacagagccgtcagccattggaaaataaacctaggctagctgataccagatgagaactgaatattgtattgattcaattgaacaattacaatgatgaggaataggagatatatatacaaggggagtctcaggtagagtaggatagctagtcctaacgtgactcaaactcagagagtcttAATACCCACAACCACGTACTACCCAAAAAATTAAGGATCACGCTTGTGTAAAACCGTCTCACGAATTGTTATTCACATATCGAGTCATGAAAAAtatgcaaatataatactaaatcataaataaaatgtttgttacttataagaaaaatgtaatacttttgaattcaaatgtaatacttttatattttgacgtaaaagtattgattttttcatcaaagtattatatttttccttataagtaatgttgcacttttaaaagaaaatgtaatacttttgatggaaaatgtaatacttttgatggaaaatgtaatacttttgatggaaaatgtaatacttttacatcaaaatataaaagtattacattttctcatataagtaataaatattttattcctgatgTAGTATTACATACTGATGAGTAAACTCCATTTTACGATTCTAGCCGACAAAAGACTACAAGGAGTTAAAGTTCAACTTTCTGGGAGTCGGTCTATTCGCCTTCTTAGTTTAAAATAGCTATGGGTAACCCGCCCTCAACAATACCTTTCATTAATAAAGATTTTACGTATccaataaaaaataacattatggACTAATAAAAAATGGTAATTATAGGATCTCTAGCCtaattccttttctatttttcacAAAAAGTTTTTGTGAATATTCTCAAATCCTGATGAAAAGTTCACGGACTACCTACGGAACAGCGATCTGATCTGAATTATGAAGAATATCACAGGACTTTGGACTTGGCTATGCATGAACCAAATAATTTCAATCTTTGTTTGGATACTTATGTTAGAAGAAACAACGAATATTAATTATCTAAGCTGGAAAGATTCTTCTAAGGAAATTAATTAGGGCTTCAATAATTTACAAGCAAAAGTATAATTGTTGGGCATTAATTTATGGTTTACATAATTGAAAGATGCTAAGGCCAAACAAAGGCGACAAAAACATGACGAATATTATCAACTCTAAACACTACCTAAAGTCAGCCATCTTTCATTCTTTAGTGTTTAAACAATAAGATTACAAATTATAAGTCATGTTGGGATAAACATCCAGATTGTAACAACTTTCTGTAATGTCCTCAACAACAGAATACCCAAATCCGTTATGATTATTCTTAGAAATTTTAAAGGATTGTGTTTCAAATTAAAAtcctttatattatatatatatatatatatatatatatatatatatatatatatatatatatatatatatatatatatatatattttggttcaaatgcggcggcgagctccggtgcggtcatgcggcctaatctgcaccgtccaatttcattaattttactgaaattcgggtatgtttaagtggggttattatggtaattttagtatttatattacttgaattggaatggtgcattttagtacatagtgtggtgcgtttgaatacatgatgtggtgcgttttattacgtatgttggtgcattaactgtgttgtggatgcgttttattacgtatgttggtgcattaactgtgttgtggaatggttttattacgtatgttggtgcattaactgtgttgtggaatgatgtgttttaatctatccgttggtgcattttatacgtagaatgatgtgtaactgggttgtggaatgatgtgttttaatacgtcgtctggtgcattttaatacattaaatggtgtgtattttaacacaggtgtttctaataagtgtggtgcattttaataagtataatggtgcatattttagcacatgttttcttttttttttgaaaactagcacatgttttctaatatgtgtaaatagtgtatgcttataatctgacatgaggcacgttgtggtacattttaatacctagaatgatgtgttttattaagtacattgatgaattttaagtgaatagacgcatttggtatattatgtggaatggtgtgttttatcggtcctctggtgcgttttagtacgtagaatggtgtgttctgtaacatatattgcgcgttgatgtgatgagttgatatgatctaatggctgaaaataggccacacagccacacctaatgaccaggccacacctgatcatgaatatatatatatatatatatatatatatatatatatatatatatatatatatatatatatatatatatatatagaagagNtatatatatatatatatatatatatatatatatatatagtagagttcaggtgCGGTCGCACCTTAACGTGCGgacagtgcggccgcaccactatgtatacaaatatacaccactcaatgttagaaaacacaccacacaaatatgcaccattaggtaagcatcaccaaaaaacgcaccactaggtatgcaaatatacacaacataggccctgtttggtaaatggctgttggctgattgggttggctgtttgggttagaatgaatgatttgttgataatattggctgattgtagaaagttgtttgataaattagctattagctgatagctgtttggtataatttcttttctcaaaaagctaattgaaaatgctgctttgagtagccttttgaattttagcattttggagttacaaaaaacttattaaccaaacaactaatagtggtcaaataagccaaaattggctgataggctgattatttaccaaacaggactaTAGTttttcagaaatgcacaattaggggcaAGGGAGTTACGGTGCATTATTTTAGGTGTGTTGTGTGCTTTTTGGtgttattgtgtatttttattgttgtgcattttctaacattgagtggtgtgaaccgcaccgaccgcatgggaaggcgcggccacatttgaacagatatatatatatatatatatatatatatatatatatatatatatatatatatatatatatatatatatatatatatataatgttaaattagTTTTATACCAAATAGCggttaaattttattaaaatattacgagagtattatttatatcacaaattatattttatattaaactaattaaattcaaactaataacgtttcaaaattttgagaaaccaaattattttagtgtagaaTAACATTTGGGGttgaaatttgatattttggtgtaatgggttggagatgaataaaatttgatataagaAAATGTTGAGAATATTCATTTTGATATGACATTTGGTGGACATTTTTAGTGTTTTGGTGTAAAATGGGTTGAAGATGGTCCATGGAGTTTCACTATTTTATTATAAGGCTACATGTACATAGTTGAACTATTGGGAgctgatggtgtaaatgtaaacgggggtacggatttacaccacgtgtattgtttgtgtatgatgtagtgtatggagtgtgtatgcttGGGAAGGAAAGCCATGGATTCCTTCCTGGAGAAGAACCAAGAACTCCATAGTGAACAAGAGAGAGGGCCGAGAGGCAAGGGATCCAAGGATGCCATTACagtggagggtcaggtcctttatataggaatacaacctgacccttcaggaatataatattccccaaaggtcacttgccctttaacaattcctaagggacacccgaccttttaggggtacaataatacacggactatatacattgtatttctACAATAGTCccttggggtatttacccatcaggaGCCATTAAAGGAGGTATTTCTTCATGAAGAAATTGAAATGAGAGAAAGATGCCTGGTAGAGTAGAGAAAGTGGCTAGAGGGAATTagggtaaattattgtgtagaacATGGTGTATATAAGTGTATGGACTATGAATAAAAAgtatgtaatatactaaaagtaaattatttgtgtattgaatatacattatttgatagtatataaaataatgtatttttagtactcaaataatatattttacatatataaataatgtacttttaatatattaaaaatgtattttttatttatggtttacATAACGATATAGATAATGGTTCATGTAAATCGTAATAATGATACTGCAATTTGCGTCTTGTATCCGGAAAGAAATTGACtttatttaattctttaaatGGGTTCCAATGCCTTGAGCCAACAACTTGGGCTAGTATAGTTGTTTAGGCTTCAAGCTATTGGGCCGTGGGGTTATTGGCTCATCCGTACATAATaagacaaattatatattatgtggaccatgattcacacaGTATTATGTaaaccataaaaaaatatttttaatatattaaaagtatattatctGTGTAatgaatttacattatataaaatattgtatactttttatttatgatccaaaTTGTGTGGACATGGTCCACCCAATAATGCTATTGCACCATAATCTCAAGTTCTCAAAAGGTGTTTAAACTGAATATCCAAAAACAATATTTGGAATTTGACATgctgtaataaataaatgacgCAGATGAGATGATATAGCAAATTTTTCTGTGGATCATGAATACAAGATACATTTTaataggaataaggttcaaattggccactgaccATGAATACAAGATACATTTTAataggttacgttcagtggccaatttgaaccgtaatcctttttaatatactacaaaaaaaaaattatttatgtattgaatgtacattatttgataatgtacaaaataatatactttcaaataatatattttacgtacagaaataatgtacttttagtatattaaaatatacttttttttatttatgatccataCAGCTGTGTAGATCATGGttaatgaaataatgattgatgaTATATAACACACTACAtgcatttttgtgtttttcacCCGGCTGAAAATCTCTCAATTTCCAGCCACAAAAATGGATAGAAATTGAAGTTTTGTTTTTCTAGTTGTGTCGGGGGAGTGACTAGAAGCCTAGAATCAAGGAGGATATCCTGGGCGTGGTCTATGACAATATTATGTACACTCTGCTGTGTATAAAGAGTCTTCtgtcatttttaataaattttttgacCTTTAGGTCTCCTAATGCGTAACCTCTCAATATCTTTCCTGGTAATGCAACTTCTACCCTACCGCTAAAGTAGAACTTATAAGATAACTCTTAAATCATTAAGTTTAGGCTGTTTAGCCCCGCAAGACTGTGAGAGGACTATCTTGGATTGGAAGACCAATACTTTCTGCGGACCGTGGTCAAGGTCATCCCTCCTTCcgattaaaaaacaaaaacacaatgtaGCATAAAATATCAGCGAAATTGGTAGCTAGAACACATCGGTGTTGTAGCTTTATTTCAAACTTTACTTGTACGCACGTTGTTAGGTCAGAATTGCTGCGCTGAAGGTGGTGCATCTCACGTAGTATATTTCTGTGTCACTacttaaaataacaataatataataatgatattatatatgttgttgtcATCTTCATAGTCTCTGCATGTTTGTGTAAGTGTATATAAAGTGATTGTTTTATCAAACTAACCCCGGCACACAAAGCTTGTTGTGGATCAAGTGAAAatacatacattcatacataaaTAATGAAGCAGTTTTGGCGTATGATATTGGTCATTAGTTTGCAAGTCCTGGCGATTGAGGGCAGCCACCAAAGGCCGCCGGCGGCGACACCGGCTCACGCCACTCTCAACAACGCCCTGTCTTTCGACTACTATATGAACAGCTGCCCACAACTGGAACAAATTGTGCATAATAAAATTATGCAATGGATCAAAAGGGATCGCACCCTTGCTCCCGCCCTCATTAGGTTGCACTTCCACGACTGCGCCGTTAGGGTGGGTATgcattttataatgtttttttgaaTGATAAGGCCGGAAAAGTCCTATCACTATCCGAATTGAAGGTGTATTTCAAACTAggaggtttatatatatactattcatggaatcaaacttgtaacattgttgACATTTTACAATTTCTGCAACATAAAAGTAGTCATATATCTTGATGTGAATTAATACATGTAGATGCATATATGTAGGGATGTGATGGTTCAATCCTATTAAACCACAAGGGAAGTGAAAGGAAGGCAAATGCAAGCATGTCACTAAGGGGATTTGAAGCGATAAACGACATCAAGCAAGAGGTGGAGAAGAAGTGCCCTAAGACTGTCTCCTGCGCCGACATTCTCACCGTCGCAGCCAGGGATGCCACTCTCGCCGTCGGAGGCCCATTTTGGATGGTTCCTTTTGGAAGGAAAGACGGCCGAGTTTCCCTTGCTAAAGAAGCCGATCACACCGTCCCTATTGGCCGGGAAAGTGTCACCCGTTTGATTAACTTCTTCCAATCCAAGGGTTTGAATGTCCTTGACTTGGTTGTCCTCTCAGGTATATACTACAAAAGTTGTTAGGATCTCAAAGGTTTACTACTACATCAAAAGTTATAGTTCATTTTCAAGACTTAACTTGATGCAGTTTTAACTGCACTTGGAACTCGATATTTTCTTATAGGTCATTGTCACATTTACGAGAGGCGGAATGCTGGATTTGACGGCCTTCTGCCAACAATCCTCTAACTATCAATGGATGAACTTGACCTCCACCtaacaaaaatacatatattttcttaacaTTGATTTAGTGATTTAATATTATCGTATATATAATGTCTTAAAATGTTACA from Ipomoea triloba cultivar NCNSP0323 chromosome 12, ASM357664v1 encodes the following:
- the LOC115999470 gene encoding peroxidase 7-like, which codes for MKQFWRMILVISLQVLAIEGSHQRPPAATPAHATLNNALSFDYYMNSCPQLEQIVHNKIMQWIKRDRTLAPALIRLHFHDCAVRGCDGSILLNHKGSERKANASMSLRGFEAINDIKQEVEKKCPKTVSCADILTVAARDATLAVGGPFWMVPFGRKDGRVSLAKEADHTVPIGRESVTRLINFFQSKGLNVLDLVVLSGAHTIGRSTCESLQFRLSNYNGTRKPDPTINRHYRNLLRRKCKKASDYVNLDGVTPNAFDVQYYTNLEKKMGVLLTDQLLYSDRRTEPLVAVLASQPSVFEPQFAASMVKLGNILDHFNNGEVRLNCERINTY